In the genome of Deinococcus sp. KSM4-11, one region contains:
- the priA gene encoding primosomal protein N' translates to MTPPAAPLPGPWQVVVNLPVPAYDFGVPHGFTGPVPLGCRVLVPWRGELAVGLVVGEGDPRGGHRLREAVHVLDDPARPWVPPATVQGLTGWAFDARIPAGLIWGDLLGTGWDAAYTHMIRAVEGADLSAFSRKAPTERWTDAGAFSPSLLDAIRAQGLLEERFTPRPRLKTVVEARALEDVPPAARLGTVIRAVPESTARLTPKQTQAVAWLAESGPAETLSAWAKGAGVSNAVVTAALNAGGAEYVRIETPSPTAWEWLRENGPLDSYAAWANGASAEGIPLSPTQAGTLALRGWADTVDVPAPPPALPEAEALSVDPELSDRLPEGPVWRLHGGRAATRAGILAPRVARLLRRGCGVLVLAPDAATLRRAWEGLSGLAAACGTRAVQVSGQLGEAQREHTWSLLREGEARLVIGSGHALTAPLTDPALLIVLEEASDAHKLLSGSRAFLPDVAARIAAAHDASLAYVGAAPAAESVPHPGAVLPPPRTRLHVVDYANPPEQPELGPLSGVQHRQGDLGYPLSHDLARVLRQVRERGRQAVLLAPRRGYSALLRCPTCEHTPHCRNCDVPLRFHQETRQLTCHQCGYHEVIPDRCDNCGDRMWKARGPGTEWIAQEVQKLLPGFPVFRLDKDSQDDLSALMDGQPGIVVGTQLLLSMEPPPNLALIGVTLADTWLNVSDFRASERYHRLLRQLAEWHPTRAPMLLVQTFQADHPALKVMVEGRDALAYPAAEERARKALGYPPHARLAQIEVTAREANKAQAAAQELADALHGAGATAQEVLGPAPSPVARLRGVYPYHLFLRARHDARLGELLRVLDTRTWKARVRVDVNPRGGL, encoded by the coding sequence GTGACGCCGCCCGCCGCCCCACTTCCCGGACCGTGGCAGGTGGTGGTGAACCTTCCCGTGCCCGCCTACGATTTCGGCGTGCCTCACGGCTTTACGGGGCCGGTGCCGCTGGGCTGCCGGGTGCTGGTGCCGTGGCGCGGTGAACTGGCCGTGGGCCTGGTGGTGGGCGAGGGAGACCCGCGCGGAGGCCACCGGCTGCGGGAAGCCGTGCACGTCCTGGATGACCCCGCCCGCCCCTGGGTGCCGCCCGCCACGGTGCAGGGCCTCACCGGCTGGGCGTTCGATGCCCGTATTCCCGCCGGACTGATCTGGGGTGACCTGCTCGGCACCGGCTGGGACGCCGCGTACACGCACATGATCCGTGCCGTCGAGGGAGCCGACCTGAGCGCCTTTTCCCGCAAGGCCCCCACCGAACGCTGGACGGACGCCGGAGCCTTCTCGCCCTCCCTGCTGGACGCCATCCGCGCGCAGGGCCTGCTGGAGGAACGCTTCACGCCCCGGCCCCGCCTGAAGACCGTGGTGGAGGCCAGGGCGTTGGAGGACGTGCCCCCGGCCGCCCGCCTGGGCACCGTGATCCGGGCGGTTCCCGAGTCCACCGCCCGCCTGACGCCCAAGCAGACGCAGGCCGTGGCATGGCTCGCGGAGTCCGGCCCCGCCGAGACCCTCAGCGCCTGGGCGAAGGGGGCGGGGGTGAGCAATGCGGTGGTCACGGCGGCCCTCAACGCCGGCGGGGCCGAGTACGTCCGGATCGAGACGCCGTCGCCGACCGCGTGGGAGTGGCTCCGCGAGAACGGCCCGCTGGACTCCTACGCGGCCTGGGCGAACGGGGCGAGCGCCGAGGGGATTCCCCTCTCGCCCACGCAGGCGGGCACGCTGGCGCTGCGCGGCTGGGCGGACACCGTGGACGTGCCCGCGCCGCCCCCTGCCCTGCCCGAAGCGGAGGCGCTGAGCGTCGATCCGGAGCTGTCAGACCGGCTGCCCGAAGGCCCCGTGTGGCGGCTGCATGGAGGCCGCGCCGCCACGCGCGCCGGGATTCTCGCGCCGCGGGTGGCCCGCCTGCTGCGGCGAGGGTGCGGCGTGCTGGTGCTCGCCCCGGACGCCGCCACCCTGCGCCGCGCGTGGGAAGGACTGTCGGGCCTCGCGGCCGCCTGCGGCACGCGCGCCGTGCAGGTCAGCGGACAGCTCGGCGAGGCGCAGCGCGAGCACACCTGGAGCCTGCTGCGGGAGGGCGAGGCCCGGCTCGTGATCGGCAGCGGCCACGCCCTGACCGCCCCACTGACCGACCCGGCCCTGCTGATCGTGCTGGAGGAGGCCAGCGACGCGCACAAGCTCCTCTCGGGCAGCCGCGCCTTCCTGCCCGACGTGGCCGCCCGGATTGCCGCCGCCCATGACGCGTCCCTCGCCTACGTCGGTGCGGCCCCGGCCGCCGAGAGTGTTCCGCACCCCGGCGCGGTGCTGCCGCCCCCGCGCACGCGCCTTCACGTCGTGGATTACGCGAACCCGCCCGAACAACCGGAACTCGGGCCGCTGTCCGGCGTGCAGCACCGGCAGGGTGACCTGGGCTATCCCCTCAGCCACGACCTCGCGCGCGTGCTGCGGCAGGTACGGGAACGTGGGCGGCAGGCCGTGCTGCTTGCGCCCAGGCGCGGGTACAGCGCCCTGCTGCGCTGCCCCACCTGCGAGCACACCCCGCATTGCCGCAACTGCGACGTGCCCCTGCGTTTTCACCAGGAAACCCGTCAGCTCACCTGCCACCAGTGCGGTTACCACGAGGTCATCCCGGACCGCTGCGACAACTGCGGCGACCGCATGTGGAAAGCGCGCGGCCCCGGCACCGAATGGATCGCGCAGGAGGTGCAGAAACTGCTCCCCGGCTTTCCCGTGTTCCGGCTGGACAAAGACAGTCAGGATGACCTGAGTGCCCTGATGGACGGTCAGCCGGGCATCGTCGTCGGCACACAGCTCCTACTCTCGATGGAACCTCCGCCGAACCTCGCCCTGATCGGCGTGACCCTGGCCGACACCTGGCTGAACGTGTCCGACTTCCGCGCCAGCGAGCGCTACCACCGCCTGCTGCGGCAACTGGCCGAGTGGCACCCCACCCGCGCGCCCATGCTGCTCGTGCAGACCTTCCAGGCCGACCATCCCGCCCTGAAGGTCATGGTCGAGGGCCGCGACGCCCTGGCCTACCCCGCCGCCGAGGAACGCGCCCGCAAGGCCCTGGGGTACCCGCCGCATGCCCGCCTCGCGCAGATCGAGGTCACGGCCCGCGAGGCGAACAAAGCCCAGGCGGCCGCGCAGGAACTCGCCGACGCCCTGCACGGCGCCGGGGCCACCGCCCAGGAAGTCCTCGGCCCGGCCCCCAGCCCGGTCGCCCGGCTGCGCGGCGTGTACCCCTACCACCTGTTCCTCCGGGCCCGCCACGATGCCCGCCTGGGGGAACTGCTCCGCGTGCTGGACACCCGGACGTGGAAGGCGCGGGTACGGGTGGACGTGAACCCGCGGGGGGGGCTGTGA
- a CDS encoding DMT family transporter, translated as MTSPAIHPPMSDTRSGVGLGVLAALAFSTLGIFGKLAAGLGLDSHAALGWRFAVVALILLPLSGRLGWAVRARLIGVGALYTVATLAYFLALDRVTAGTTSLLLYSAPAYVVLLGWLQGQAPRRTQLGAVALAGLGLGLVIGLPGGADRDAVGLLCGAAAGVLYALYLSASERFLGGVTPVAATAHMALVAGVTFGILAGVRGTLHVPHDLPSWGVILGMALIPTIVAVPALYGAIARLGATRASLLGTLEPLFTVLLATLLLREHLGSGALLGGVLILAGAGLAQWPARRVPAVPHP; from the coding sequence GTGACCTCACCTGCCATCCACCCGCCGATGTCCGACACGCGCAGCGGGGTGGGCCTGGGCGTGCTGGCGGCCCTGGCCTTCAGCACGCTGGGCATCTTCGGCAAGCTGGCGGCGGGGCTGGGCCTGGACAGCCACGCGGCCCTGGGGTGGCGCTTCGCCGTGGTGGCACTGATCCTGCTTCCCCTGTCCGGACGGCTCGGGTGGGCCGTGCGTGCCCGCCTGATCGGCGTGGGCGCGCTGTACACGGTGGCCACCCTCGCGTACTTCCTGGCGCTGGACCGCGTGACGGCCGGCACCACGAGCCTGCTGCTGTACTCGGCCCCCGCCTACGTGGTGCTGCTGGGCTGGCTGCAGGGACAGGCCCCCCGCCGGACGCAGCTGGGCGCGGTGGCGCTGGCCGGGCTGGGACTGGGGCTGGTCATCGGCCTGCCCGGGGGTGCCGACCGCGACGCGGTGGGCCTGCTGTGCGGCGCGGCGGCCGGAGTCCTGTACGCCCTGTATCTCAGCGCCTCGGAGCGCTTCCTGGGCGGCGTCACGCCGGTCGCGGCGACGGCGCACATGGCGCTCGTGGCCGGCGTGACCTTCGGCATCCTGGCAGGCGTGAGGGGCACGCTGCACGTTCCCCATGACCTTCCTTCCTGGGGCGTGATCCTGGGCATGGCCCTCATCCCGACCATCGTGGCGGTCCCCGCCCTGTACGGCGCCATCGCCCGCCTGGGGGCCACGCGCGCCAGTCTGCTGGGCACCCTGGAACCGCTGTTCACGGTGCTGCTGGCCACGCTGCTGCTGCGCGAGCACCTGGGCAGCGGCGCGCTGCTGGGCGGCGTGCTGATCCTCGCCGGGGCCGGACTGGCCCAGTGGCCCGCGCGGCGCGTACCCGCTGTCCCACACCCCTGA
- a CDS encoding DUF4384 domain-containing protein produces the protein MKKPFVLLALTASLLGLGAPALAAPRISAQSIIVNPVPTSLSVQVWVNRDPYGNGTPSYRIGENISVSARVSEDAYVYLFNINPDGTTDQILPNRLGGGNYVRAGQVRTFPSAGDNFQFNIAGPYGLNKVLVIASRHQLNLSELSSYSGGGAFATVKPQDPGRLAQALSIVVDPVSQPVPQQDWTSDAVQYNVAY, from the coding sequence ATGAAAAAGCCCTTCGTCCTGCTCGCCCTGACCGCCTCCCTGCTGGGCCTGGGGGCCCCCGCCCTCGCCGCGCCCAGGATCAGCGCGCAGAGCATCATCGTGAACCCGGTGCCCACCAGCCTGAGCGTGCAGGTCTGGGTGAACCGCGATCCGTACGGCAACGGCACGCCCAGCTACCGCATCGGCGAGAACATCAGCGTCTCGGCCCGCGTCAGCGAGGACGCCTACGTGTACCTGTTCAACATCAACCCCGACGGCACCACCGATCAGATCCTGCCCAACCGCCTGGGCGGTGGCAACTACGTGCGCGCCGGACAGGTCCGCACCTTCCCCAGCGCCGGGGACAACTTCCAGTTCAACATTGCCGGGCCGTACGGCCTGAACAAGGTGCTGGTCATCGCCAGCCGCCACCAGCTGAACCTCAGCGAACTCAGCTCCTACAGCGGCGGCGGGGCCTTCGCCACCGTGAAACCCCAGGATCCAGGCCGGCTCGCGCAGGCGCTGAGCATCGTGGTCGATCCGGTCAGCCAGCCCGTGCCACAGCAGGACTGGACGAGCGACGCCGTGCAGTACAACGTCGCGTACTGA
- a CDS encoding DEAD/DEAH box helicase: MLLARSPTAHLEGFLRDTLGGGAARLHVEDAAPAQTLGVGELGWSPAVARGFGFDRVYAHQAEVYRLMRDGQHVIVTTPTASGKTGAFFPGVFERLETDPDATALFVYPLVALGQDQRDKLLAFRERGGFPWGIGTFHGAAQVPEVFADGVRMVTATPDKLHWSLTQPRVRGFLSKLAFIVLDEAHTYRGGFGSEVAGMLRRLLELARALGATPQVVLSTATIGNPAEFARELAGVDAVEVSESGAAKPGKLYYLADHRGQPRRFWNAVMDASARHGLKVLAFFRGRSRAARLYSTYRAQPQYAGCAHLYMAGTSDREGRLSEFRRAKSGVMFATNALEAGVDIGDLEVVIIDGYPGSRMAFRQMAGRAGRVAPGLVLYLPSLNEQGVPQPADAFYSNAGNFLDLLTGPIEKAVVEAQNPYLSPKHQARANEEFRSAGLPEPHLPEVTVQKYWNLRGEGSQKFVVIEAADWEKHGVKALELPLESPSQHYAYTEKHEGAVFTLDGQGYKVIRWERHRDGTAILVERFDAANLFTRGLYATTVTPRGMGEWQRRGPLAFRHGEVVIRRRYTGYQMLRQVFERVCVGCDREPGETERVCAKCGGRIQDRMQDHKLSEHLYDDPIELPPFRTSALEIGIDARSTERPTAVAHTLKHLLQKVTPERVACDENDLAGAFRDGHDTYFYVYDDWLGGLGVSRRAYEHLDDLLHRALHLTSKTCCKAPEGCYACIAVSRCSAPFLPSGERRPTDKHATRAFLEAVLGVTAVPDEGSSADLIPDTLPDLPPSWPLQARELLDLHGLSLPEVSARLGIPSREIQRMVDTTTPLRLKHPKFGEGVFLSGFHQGERREVLVYFPGVGQKRLLLVHASLSVTEGPPAPAGA, translated from the coding sequence ATGCTGCTGGCCCGCTCCCCCACCGCCCATCTGGAGGGGTTCCTGCGGGACACGCTGGGCGGCGGCGCGGCACGGCTGCATGTCGAGGACGCGGCCCCGGCCCAGACGCTGGGCGTGGGAGAACTGGGCTGGTCGCCGGCGGTGGCACGCGGCTTCGGCTTCGACCGGGTGTACGCCCATCAGGCCGAGGTGTACCGCCTGATGCGGGACGGGCAGCACGTGATCGTGACCACCCCGACCGCGAGCGGCAAGACCGGCGCGTTCTTTCCCGGCGTGTTCGAGCGGCTGGAGACCGACCCGGATGCCACGGCCCTGTTCGTGTACCCGCTGGTGGCCCTCGGGCAGGATCAGCGGGACAAGCTGCTGGCCTTCCGGGAGCGCGGCGGCTTTCCGTGGGGGATCGGGACGTTCCACGGGGCGGCGCAGGTGCCGGAGGTGTTCGCCGATGGCGTGCGGATGGTCACGGCCACGCCCGACAAGCTGCACTGGTCGCTGACGCAGCCCCGCGTGCGCGGGTTCCTGTCGAAGCTGGCGTTCATCGTGCTGGACGAGGCGCACACCTACCGGGGCGGGTTCGGGTCGGAGGTCGCGGGGATGCTGCGGCGGCTGCTGGAGCTTGCGCGGGCACTGGGCGCGACCCCACAGGTGGTGCTGAGCACCGCGACCATCGGCAACCCGGCCGAGTTCGCGCGGGAATTGGCCGGCGTGGACGCCGTGGAGGTCAGCGAGTCCGGTGCGGCGAAACCGGGGAAGCTGTACTACCTCGCGGATCACCGAGGGCAGCCCCGGCGGTTCTGGAACGCCGTCATGGACGCCAGCGCCCGGCATGGCCTGAAGGTGCTGGCCTTCTTCCGGGGGCGCTCGCGGGCGGCGCGGCTGTACTCCACGTACCGGGCGCAGCCGCAGTACGCGGGCTGCGCGCACCTGTACATGGCGGGCACCAGCGACCGCGAGGGCCGTCTCAGCGAGTTCCGCCGCGCGAAAAGTGGGGTGATGTTTGCCACGAACGCCCTGGAGGCCGGCGTGGACATCGGTGACCTGGAGGTCGTGATCATCGACGGGTATCCGGGCTCGCGCATGGCCTTCCGGCAGATGGCGGGCCGCGCTGGGCGGGTCGCGCCGGGACTGGTGCTGTACCTTCCCTCTCTGAACGAGCAGGGCGTGCCGCAGCCCGCCGACGCCTTTTACAGCAACGCCGGAAACTTCCTCGACCTGCTCACCGGTCCCATCGAAAAGGCCGTGGTGGAGGCGCAGAACCCGTACCTGTCGCCCAAACACCAGGCCCGCGCAAACGAGGAATTCCGCTCGGCGGGCCTGCCGGAGCCACACCTTCCGGAAGTGACCGTCCAGAAGTACTGGAACCTGCGCGGCGAGGGCAGCCAGAAGTTCGTGGTGATCGAGGCCGCCGACTGGGAGAAACACGGTGTGAAGGCGCTGGAACTGCCGCTCGAATCGCCCAGCCAGCACTACGCGTACACCGAGAAGCACGAGGGCGCGGTCTTCACGCTGGACGGGCAGGGCTACAAGGTGATCCGCTGGGAGCGGCACCGCGACGGCACCGCGATCCTGGTCGAGCGCTTCGACGCCGCGAACCTGTTCACGCGCGGGCTGTACGCCACGACAGTCACGCCGCGCGGTATGGGCGAGTGGCAGCGGCGCGGCCCGCTGGCCTTCCGGCACGGCGAGGTCGTCATCCGCCGCCGGTACACCGGGTACCAGATGCTGCGGCAGGTGTTCGAGCGCGTGTGCGTGGGCTGCGACCGTGAGCCCGGCGAGACCGAGCGCGTCTGCGCGAAGTGCGGCGGGCGCATCCAGGACCGCATGCAGGATCACAAGCTGTCCGAGCACCTGTACGACGACCCCATCGAGCTGCCGCCCTTCCGCACCAGTGCCCTGGAGATCGGCATCGACGCGCGCAGCACCGAGCGCCCCACGGCGGTGGCGCATACCCTCAAGCACCTGCTCCAGAAGGTCACGCCCGAACGCGTCGCCTGCGACGAGAACGATCTCGCGGGCGCGTTCCGGGACGGCCACGACACCTACTTCTACGTGTACGACGACTGGCTGGGCGGCCTGGGCGTGTCGCGGCGCGCGTACGAGCACCTGGACGACCTGCTGCACCGGGCCCTGCACCTGACCTCCAAGACCTGCTGCAAGGCCCCGGAGGGCTGTTACGCGTGCATTGCGGTCAGCCGCTGTTCCGCACCGTTTCTGCCCAGCGGTGAGCGTCGGCCCACCGACAAGCACGCCACCCGCGCGTTCCTGGAGGCCGTGCTGGGCGTCACCGCCGTGCCAGACGAGGGCAGTTCAGCCGATCTCATTCCGGACACCCTGCCGGACCTGCCGCCCTCGTGGCCGCTCCAGGCGCGGGAACTGCTCGACCTGCACGGCCTGTCGCTGCCGGAAGTCAGCGCCCGCCTGGGCATTCCCAGCCGCGAGATCCAGCGCATGGTCGATACCACCACCCCGCTGCGTCTGAAGCACCCGAAGTTCGGCGAGGGCGTGTTCCTGTCGGGCTTTCACCAGGGCGAACGGCGCGAGGTGCTGGTGTACTTTCCCGGCGTGGGCCAGAAGCGGCTGCTGCTCGTGCATGCCAGCCTCAGCGTGACCGAGGGGCCACCCGCTCCAGCCGGTGCGTGA
- a CDS encoding GIY-YIG nuclease family protein: MTQDTSYYVYALKDPRTSPAVPIYIGKGTGVRSHDHDARPDGTLKGQRIREIQEAGHQVLIARLVEGLTEAQALRIEAELIAAFGTVASGGLLMNTVMPAGLGAKARLQLVVPSGVKEKAQVGLGLVKDAVLELAQANPAGITNSETASLLGLRSD; this comes from the coding sequence ATGACTCAGGACACCTCGTACTACGTGTACGCCCTGAAGGATCCGCGCACGTCGCCTGCGGTGCCCATTTATATTGGCAAGGGCACGGGTGTCCGCTCGCATGACCACGATGCCCGACCCGACGGCACGCTTAAGGGCCAGCGCATCCGGGAGATTCAGGAGGCTGGTCATCAGGTCTTGATCGCACGGCTGGTTGAGGGACTCACTGAGGCTCAGGCGTTACGGATCGAGGCGGAATTGATCGCCGCGTTCGGCACCGTGGCGAGTGGCGGCCTGCTCATGAACACGGTCATGCCTGCTGGGCTGGGCGCTAAAGCCCGCCTGCAACTGGTCGTACCGTCCGGTGTGAAGGAGAAAGCGCAGGTTGGCCTGGGTCTGGTGAAAGACGCTGTGCTGGAGCTCGCGCAGGCGAACCCGGCGGGCATCACCAACTCCGAGACGGCCAGCCTGCTCGGGCTGCGCAGCGACTAA
- a CDS encoding bifunctional nicotinamide-nucleotide adenylyltransferase/Nudix hydroxylase, which yields MTAPLPGSRRRRTFGVYIGRFEPPHTAHLEVMLEALRSVQKLIIVIGSARAARTPKNPFTAEERQDIIAAMLQEAGIARPRILFVHVRDYFYNETLWLSEVQRGVQAHTRGSSDVALIGHIKDESSYYLRSFPAWEFIPTHVVSDLSATTVRRAYFEDRLGDVADMVPPAVNAFLNTFHRAAEYADLRAEYDYLREYRESWKDAPFPPVFLTADGVVTRSGHVLLVRRDGLPGRNRLAMPGGFVGQQETLLECAMRKVRGESGLNTAIPLDTQLRSQKVFDYPDRSLRGRTVTHAFHFDLGIGQLPVLSEPHALWMPLGDAMERPELFFEDHHAIIEHFLMRG from the coding sequence ATGACGGCCCCTCTCCCCGGCTCCCGCCGCCGCCGCACCTTCGGCGTTTACATCGGCCGCTTCGAGCCGCCCCACACCGCCCACCTGGAGGTCATGCTCGAGGCGCTGAGAAGCGTGCAGAAACTCATCATCGTGATCGGCTCGGCCCGCGCCGCCCGCACCCCCAAGAACCCGTTCACCGCCGAGGAACGCCAGGACATCATCGCCGCCATGCTCCAGGAAGCCGGAATTGCCCGCCCCCGCATCCTGTTCGTCCACGTACGCGATTACTTCTACAACGAGACCCTGTGGCTCAGCGAAGTCCAGCGCGGCGTGCAGGCCCACACGCGCGGCAGCAGCGACGTCGCCCTGATCGGCCACATCAAGGACGAGAGCAGCTACTATCTGCGCTCCTTCCCCGCCTGGGAATTCATTCCCACCCACGTCGTCAGCGACCTGTCGGCCACCACCGTCCGCCGGGCGTACTTCGAGGATCGTCTGGGCGACGTCGCCGACATGGTTCCACCCGCCGTGAACGCCTTCCTGAACACCTTTCACCGCGCCGCCGAGTACGCCGACCTGCGCGCCGAATACGACTACCTGCGCGAGTACCGCGAGTCCTGGAAGGACGCGCCCTTCCCCCCGGTGTTTCTCACCGCCGACGGCGTCGTCACGCGCAGCGGCCACGTCCTGCTGGTCCGCCGCGACGGCCTGCCCGGCCGCAACCGCCTCGCCATGCCCGGCGGCTTCGTCGGTCAACAGGAAACGCTGCTGGAATGCGCCATGCGCAAGGTGCGCGGCGAGAGTGGCCTGAACACCGCCATTCCCCTGGACACCCAACTGCGCAGCCAGAAGGTCTTCGACTACCCGGACCGCAGCCTGCGCGGCCGCACCGTCACGCACGCCTTCCACTTCGACCTCGGCATCGGGCAGCTCCCGGTGCTCAGCGAACCCCACGCCCTGTGGATGCCGCTGGGCGACGCCATGGAACGCCCTGAGCTGTTCTTCGAGGACCATCACGCGATCATCGAACACTTCCTGATGCGGGGATGA
- a CDS encoding YbjN domain-containing protein produces the protein MRLSALSALTTALFLTGAALAGGAGAPATGSGQVQAATPAAVAAILRAAGYTVTMNPADPDKDPSMTIRLGDDQMDVWLSGCKAGTCARVTASSSWDYSDQGDLDTGVVNDWNANYYTQAYTYEGGYYLDSTMPLRGGYTAAALKAWMTDYLSDVRDYGAKLP, from the coding sequence ATGCGCCTGTCTGCCCTGTCGGCCCTCACCACCGCCCTGTTTCTCACTGGCGCCGCCCTGGCCGGTGGTGCGGGCGCGCCTGCGACCGGCAGTGGACAGGTACAGGCGGCGACCCCTGCCGCCGTGGCCGCCATCCTGCGCGCCGCCGGGTACACGGTCACCATGAACCCCGCCGATCCGGACAAGGATCCCAGCATGACCATCCGCCTGGGGGACGACCAGATGGACGTCTGGCTCAGCGGCTGCAAGGCCGGCACCTGCGCGCGCGTCACGGCCAGCAGCAGCTGGGACTACTCCGACCAGGGCGATCTGGATACGGGCGTCGTGAACGACTGGAACGCGAACTACTACACGCAGGCCTACACCTACGAGGGCGGCTACTACCTGGATTCCACCATGCCCCTGCGCGGCGGGTACACGGCCGCCGCCCTGAAGGCCTGGATGACCGATTACCTGAGTGACGTGCGCGACTACGGAGCGAAACTCCCCTGA
- a CDS encoding DUF1206 domain-containing protein, which yields MTDIKQVGKQVQGQVQEAARTATHHAAPGLEALARFGYASKGVVYGMLGFLALSVALGRGGQTTDTKGSLLRLEDLPGGQVLMWLLVLGLIGYALWQVLRAFLDPEHQGTKPGAMVKRTGYLLSGGANIALAIFAARVASHGTASHTQNGTASAANTVLHVPGGQVLLGLGAVALFALAGSQLYTAYGAKFMKRMAFRDIGARYQGTLKRVGQLGIASRGVLSAIIGGFLLVAAWQDSAGQVVGVSGALTWLHSQPQGNVLLAAVAVGTLCYGAWCIVQAVYRRIRVEG from the coding sequence ATGACCGATATCAAGCAGGTCGGGAAGCAGGTTCAGGGCCAGGTGCAGGAGGCCGCCCGCACCGCCACCCACCACGCCGCGCCGGGCCTGGAGGCGCTGGCGCGGTTCGGGTACGCCAGCAAGGGCGTGGTGTACGGCATGCTGGGGTTTCTGGCCCTGAGTGTGGCCCTCGGGCGGGGCGGCCAGACGACCGACACCAAGGGCAGCCTGCTGCGCCTGGAGGATCTGCCCGGCGGTCAGGTACTGATGTGGCTGCTGGTACTGGGCCTCATCGGGTACGCGCTGTGGCAGGTGCTGCGAGCGTTTCTTGACCCGGAGCACCAGGGCACGAAACCGGGCGCCATGGTCAAGCGCACCGGGTACCTGCTGAGCGGCGGCGCGAACATCGCGCTGGCCATCTTCGCCGCGCGGGTCGCCTCCCACGGCACAGCCAGCCACACGCAGAACGGCACGGCCAGCGCGGCGAATACCGTTCTGCACGTTCCGGGCGGGCAGGTTCTGCTGGGGCTGGGGGCAGTGGCACTGTTCGCCCTGGCGGGCAGTCAGCTGTACACGGCGTACGGCGCGAAGTTCATGAAGCGCATGGCCTTCCGGGACATCGGCGCGCGGTACCAGGGAACGCTGAAGCGCGTGGGGCAGCTGGGCATCGCGTCGCGTGGGGTGCTGAGCGCGATCATCGGCGGGTTCCTGCTGGTCGCCGCATGGCAGGATTCGGCCGGGCAGGTCGTGGGCGTGTCCGGCGCGCTGACGTGGCTCCACAGTCAGCCGCAGGGCAACGTCCTGCTGGCGGCCGTGGCGGTGGGCACGCTGTGCTACGGCGCGTGGTGCATCGTTCAGGCCGTGTACCGCCGCATCCGCGTGGAGGGCTGA
- a CDS encoding methylglyoxal synthase: MTSGSDSKRQVALIAHDKKKLELAMFALGHRDVLRQFHLVATGTTGGILAKQTGLEVERVLSGPMGGDQQIGARLAEERVLAVFFFRDPLTAQPHEPDVSALVRLCDVHDIPLATNPASAEALMLWLRQQGVN, translated from the coding sequence ATGACGTCCGGGTCTGACAGCAAGCGGCAGGTGGCGCTGATCGCGCACGACAAGAAAAAACTGGAACTCGCCATGTTCGCCCTCGGGCACCGCGACGTGCTGCGGCAGTTCCATCTGGTCGCCACCGGCACCACCGGCGGCATTCTGGCCAAGCAGACCGGCCTGGAGGTCGAGCGGGTGCTGTCCGGCCCGATGGGCGGCGACCAGCAGATCGGCGCCCGGCTGGCCGAGGAGCGCGTGCTGGCCGTGTTCTTCTTCCGCGATCCGCTGACCGCGCAGCCGCACGAGCCCGACGTGAGCGCCCTGGTTCGGCTGTGCGACGTGCACGACATCCCCCTGGCGACCAATCCCGCGAGCGCCGAGGCGCTGATGTTGTGGCTACGCCAGCAGGGGGTGAACTGA
- a CDS encoding ComF family protein, whose product MSETPGVLGRWLRRLLPQPCPGCGVQLGQEVGLCAACRATLRPRVDSHSPLRARPQPHLVTLGEYRGVRRRAVRALKFAGARDLAGVLGGALATGVPTTWNVVAVVPVPLHPSRQRQRGFNQAALLGQAVAAHLGVPCVDALTRTRATGQQAKQHAAQRDHMHGAFQARPGALPPGAVLLLDDVLTTGATLVACQRALEDAGVLDVYAAVIAR is encoded by the coding sequence ATGTCTGAGACGCCCGGTGTCCTGGGCCGCTGGTTGCGCCGCCTGCTGCCGCAACCCTGTCCCGGCTGCGGCGTCCAGCTGGGCCAGGAGGTCGGCCTGTGCGCTGCATGTCGCGCCACCCTGCGCCCGCGTGTGGACAGCCACAGTCCACTGCGCGCCCGACCGCAGCCGCACCTGGTCACGCTGGGCGAGTACCGGGGAGTGCGCCGCCGCGCGGTGCGTGCCCTGAAGTTCGCCGGAGCGCGGGATCTCGCCGGGGTACTGGGCGGGGCACTGGCGACCGGCGTTCCGACAACGTGGAACGTGGTGGCCGTCGTGCCGGTGCCGCTGCACCCCTCCCGGCAGCGCCAGCGGGGGTTCAACCAGGCCGCGCTGCTGGGACAGGCGGTCGCGGCCCATCTGGGCGTGCCTTGCGTGGACGCCCTGACCCGCACGCGCGCGACGGGACAGCAGGCAAAACAGCACGCGGCGCAGCGCGATCACATGCACGGTGCCTTCCAGGCCCGGCCCGGCGCGCTGCCACCGGGAGCCGTCCTGCTGCTCGATGACGTGTTGACCACCGGCGCCACGCTCGTCGCCTGTCAGCGGGCCCTTGAGGACGCGGGCGTCCTCGACGTCTACGCGGCCGTCATCGCCCGCTGA